A part of Denitratisoma oestradiolicum genomic DNA contains:
- a CDS encoding phage baseplate assembly protein V, translating into MTERNLHQDMTEAERRISNVALMGQVVALDTARARVRVQAGPITTGWLPFATVRAGLDRTWHPSEPGEQVLLVAPGGDLNQGVVVGSIYRAEHPAPADSADISRTLFKDGAVMEYDRAQHHWRLAVPAGGKIVLQIGATTLELRDDGTTFSTPKLLADAAESTFTGTVLVKKLFTYLKGLVGKGSGGAGASIEGDIQVNGNVSATGSIMDAGGNSNHHSH; encoded by the coding sequence ATGACCGAGCGCAACCTGCACCAGGACATGACCGAGGCAGAGCGACGCATCAGTAACGTGGCGCTGATGGGCCAGGTGGTGGCGCTCGACACGGCGCGTGCCCGCGTGCGGGTGCAGGCTGGTCCCATCACCACGGGCTGGTTGCCTTTTGCGACGGTACGGGCCGGGCTGGATCGGACCTGGCATCCGTCAGAGCCGGGCGAGCAGGTGTTGCTGGTCGCACCGGGCGGTGATCTCAACCAGGGCGTGGTGGTGGGCTCGATCTACCGCGCCGAGCATCCGGCTCCGGCCGATTCGGCGGATATCTCGCGCACCCTGTTCAAGGATGGGGCGGTGATGGAGTACGACCGCGCCCAGCACCACTGGCGTTTGGCTGTACCGGCCGGTGGAAAGATCGTGCTGCAGATTGGCGCTACCACCCTGGAGCTGCGTGATGACGGCACGACATTCTCGACGCCGAAACTTCTCGCCGATGCCGCAGAGAGCACCTTCACCGGCACGGTGTTGGTGAAGAAGCTCTTCACCTACCTCAAGGGGCTGGTCGGCAAAGGCAGTGGTGGTGCCGGGGCAAGCATTGAGGGCGACATTCAGGTCAACGGTAATGTCTCGGCCACCGGCTCCATCATGGACGCCGGCGGCAACTCGAACCATCACTCGCATTGA
- a CDS encoding helix-turn-helix domain-containing protein → MNAAIDVKHLLPVWEQFRAATDIAPIRDEAHYARMTEMLEALLDETQGDENHPAMGLVDIVGDLIEDYEAEHHPLPETTGVQALKFLMEQHGLKQSDLSEIGSQGVVSEILTGKRELNIRQVRALSERFGVSAATFV, encoded by the coding sequence ATGAATGCAGCCATCGACGTGAAGCACCTGCTCCCTGTCTGGGAACAGTTCCGTGCCGCCACTGATATCGCCCCCATTCGGGACGAGGCCCACTACGCGCGGATGACCGAAATGCTCGAAGCCCTGCTGGATGAAACCCAGGGCGATGAAAACCATCCCGCCATGGGCTTGGTTGACATCGTGGGCGACCTGATCGAGGACTACGAGGCTGAGCATCACCCACTGCCCGAGACCACCGGCGTGCAAGCCCTGAAATTCCTGATGGAGCAGCACGGCCTGAAGCAAAGTGATCTTTCCGAAATCGGCAGCCAGGGCGTTGTCTCTGAAATTCTGACCGGCAAGCGCGAGCTCAACATTCGGCAAGTGCGGGCGCTGAGCGAGCGTTTCGGGGTTTCTGCCGCAACCTTTGTTTGA
- a CDS encoding S49 family peptidase: MAEAAFTDPQVRAVLLEIDSSGGEAGGVFDLAQRLRTLAQTSGKPLWAIADEAALSAAYAIACAADRLWLTRTAEVGSIGVVAVHVDESVADAKAGMTYTFLHAGAHKVDGHPHAPLPAPVAADIQTDIDQLHDQFIALVAGFRRLTPEVVRATEARVYRGEAAIQAGLADQLGTTREALTALQRQLALSAGRSLRNKAAALSAARTTPRSQLSQQEISMNDHNLVTPVDDAQENTAPTPAQSPQTRRRSMKRPSLLKLSSDCAANLPS, encoded by the coding sequence ATGGCCGAAGCGGCCTTTACCGACCCGCAGGTCCGCGCCGTCCTGCTGGAGATCGACTCCAGTGGCGGTGAGGCGGGTGGGGTGTTCGATCTGGCGCAGCGATTACGCACCCTGGCACAGACCTCGGGCAAGCCGCTCTGGGCCATCGCCGATGAGGCGGCGCTGTCGGCGGCCTACGCCATTGCCTGTGCCGCTGACCGACTGTGGCTCACCCGCACCGCCGAGGTGGGCTCGATTGGCGTGGTGGCGGTACACGTTGATGAGTCAGTGGCCGACGCCAAAGCCGGGATGACCTACACCTTCCTGCACGCTGGCGCCCACAAGGTCGATGGCCATCCGCACGCGCCGCTGCCGGCACCAGTCGCCGCTGACATCCAGACCGACATCGATCAGCTGCACGACCAGTTCATCGCGCTGGTCGCCGGGTTTCGGCGCCTGACGCCAGAGGTGGTGCGCGCCACCGAAGCCCGTGTCTATCGCGGTGAGGCAGCCATCCAGGCAGGCCTCGCCGATCAGCTCGGCACCACCCGCGAGGCGCTGACCGCCCTGCAACGCCAGCTGGCGTTGTCTGCCGGCCGCAGCCTGCGCAACAAGGCCGCTGCGCTGTCGGCTGCACGCACTACCCCTCGATCCCAACTTTCCCAGCAGGAGATCTCCATGAATGATCACAACCTCGTCACGCCGGTGGATGACGCCCAAGAGAACACAGCCCCGACCCCGGCGCAGTCACCGCAAACCCGCCGCCGCTCGATGAAGCGGCCATCACTGCTCAAGTTGAGCAGCGACTGCGCCGCCAACTTGCCGAGCTGA
- a CDS encoding major capsid protein — translation MTVIVNPFDAGGFTLAEMSAAIQMLPNPYGRVGQLGLFAPEPISQRNVTIESIEGELRLLPAVAPGAPATVGTTDKRSVRSFAVPHIPHNDVVLPEEIQGIRGLGLAAGEDPLVTVMTRKLARMRAKHAQTLEYMRVNALLGITKDGGGNTLYDWHDEFDIQKPEVDFVFGGTEDMVIHCTQVARHIEENLKGEMMTTIHALVSPEFFDALVKHKTVKEAYTFYQGTAGTNPLRDDVRRGFRFGSILFEEYFGTVTLANGTSVRLIPPREGVAFPLGTLDTFRTYFAPANLMEAVGTYGQELYAHQLARPNGTGVDIYTQSNPLPIVKRPALTVRLHSSNGW, via the coding sequence ATGACCGTGATCGTCAATCCGTTCGACGCCGGCGGCTTCACGCTGGCCGAGATGTCGGCCGCCATCCAGATGCTGCCCAATCCCTACGGCCGGGTGGGCCAGCTGGGGCTGTTTGCACCCGAGCCAATTTCCCAGCGCAACGTCACCATTGAGTCCATCGAGGGCGAGCTGCGTCTGCTGCCGGCTGTTGCGCCCGGCGCGCCTGCGACGGTGGGCACTACCGACAAGCGCTCGGTACGCTCCTTTGCCGTGCCGCATATCCCGCACAACGACGTGGTGCTGCCCGAGGAAATCCAGGGCATCCGTGGCCTGGGTCTGGCGGCCGGTGAAGACCCGCTGGTGACCGTAATGACCCGCAAGCTCGCCCGGATGCGTGCGAAACACGCGCAGACGCTCGAGTACATGCGCGTCAATGCTCTGCTGGGCATCACCAAGGACGGGGGCGGCAACACCCTCTACGACTGGCACGACGAGTTCGACATCCAGAAACCCGAGGTGGATTTTGTGTTCGGTGGCACCGAAGACATGGTCATCCACTGCACCCAGGTCGCCCGCCACATCGAAGAGAACCTCAAAGGCGAGATGATGACCACCATCCACGCCCTGGTCAGCCCCGAGTTCTTCGATGCCCTGGTCAAGCACAAGACCGTCAAGGAGGCCTACACCTTCTATCAGGGCACGGCCGGTACCAATCCGTTGCGCGACGATGTGCGCCGGGGCTTTCGTTTCGGCTCCATCCTGTTCGAGGAGTATTTCGGCACCGTCACGTTGGCCAACGGTACGTCTGTGCGCCTGATCCCGCCGCGCGAAGGGGTGGCGTTCCCGCTGGGCACGCTCGACACCTTCCGCACCTACTTCGCACCCGCGAACCTGATGGAAGCCGTCGGTACTTATGGTCAGGAGCTCTATGCCCACCAGCTCGCACGGCCCAACGGCACCGGCGTCGACATCTACACCCAGTCCAACCCGCTGCCGATTGTGAAGCGACCGGCCCTGACGGTGCGGCTGCATTCGAGCAATGGCTGGTGA
- a CDS encoding head-tail joining protein, with translation MTVFGDLTQAMSAIVLTTFGEPVVFHIEGQPQALAGRGVFTAMHQEVDASTGVSVSSVQPVLEVRQSDLPATPTEGDAVTVQGALYLIVEVRPDGLGFLKLMLHKGGGHEAPTHPDS, from the coding sequence ATGACCGTATTCGGTGATCTGACCCAAGCCATGTCCGCCATCGTGCTCACCACCTTTGGTGAGCCGGTGGTGTTTCACATCGAAGGACAGCCTCAGGCCTTGGCGGGCCGGGGCGTGTTTACCGCGATGCACCAGGAGGTGGATGCCAGCACGGGCGTGTCGGTGTCCAGCGTGCAGCCCGTGCTGGAGGTACGGCAGTCAGATCTGCCCGCCACGCCCACTGAGGGCGATGCGGTGACGGTGCAAGGTGCGCTCTACCTGATCGTCGAGGTGCGACCCGATGGGCTCGGCTTCCTCAAATTGATGCTGCACAAAGGGGGCGGCCATGAAGCACCCACGCACCCTGATTCGTGA
- a CDS encoding head decoration protein produces the protein MSTPLISPSTLGDLIKRESDPDYTRETVTLKAGAAYPLGAVLGRITATGVYAFSPAASTTGIEGAEIASAVLLHPVAVSDTDTQAVVLARGQVIVADRALAFDATVADAAAQSLKHQQLAAHGIVVRPVA, from the coding sequence ATGAGCACACCTTTGATTTCCCCATCGACGCTGGGTGACCTCATCAAGCGCGAGTCCGACCCGGACTACACCCGCGAGACCGTCACCCTGAAGGCTGGCGCCGCTTATCCGCTGGGTGCCGTGCTCGGTCGCATCACCGCCACGGGCGTCTATGCGTTTTCGCCTGCGGCATCGACCACAGGCATCGAAGGCGCCGAGATTGCTTCGGCCGTGCTGCTGCACCCGGTCGCCGTCAGCGACACCGACACTCAGGCCGTTGTGCTTGCGCGCGGGCAGGTGATCGTCGCTGACCGTGCGCTGGCTTTCGATGCCACCGTGGCAGACGCCGCCGCCCAATCCCTCAAACACCAGCAACTGGCTGCCCACGGCATCGTCGTGCGTCCGGTCGCTTGA